One Streptomyces fagopyri DNA window includes the following coding sequences:
- a CDS encoding PASTA domain-containing protein: MLFRAFRPHQYHLGEYVRTRIISVVLLTVGVGCVAACQPADGGRATGSSAPSASASTPKDDKPTAAERRTVPDFVGMGLQSAQDEAQKQGFRSLKSHDSLGRGRHQILDRDWKVCTQNVRAGTTTTTDTTLDLGSVKLAETCPSKDVTAPSTAGGKIPDFAGKSVKAARAALGSGTSFTVKDASGAKRWILIESNWKVCTQSPAAGAALRGQPVELTAVKFDEPC, from the coding sequence ATGCTGTTCCGTGCATTCCGTCCGCACCAGTACCACTTGGGGGAATACGTGCGCACCCGGATCATCAGTGTCGTCCTGCTCACGGTCGGGGTCGGCTGTGTCGCCGCCTGTCAGCCGGCGGACGGCGGCAGGGCCACGGGCAGTTCGGCCCCCAGCGCGTCGGCCTCGACACCGAAGGACGACAAGCCGACCGCGGCCGAACGGAGAACGGTGCCCGACTTCGTCGGCATGGGCCTGCAGTCCGCCCAGGACGAGGCACAGAAGCAGGGCTTCCGCTCGCTGAAGTCGCACGACTCGCTCGGCCGGGGCCGTCACCAGATCCTCGACCGGGACTGGAAGGTGTGCACGCAGAACGTGCGCGCGGGCACGACGACGACCACCGACACCACCCTGGACCTCGGTTCCGTGAAGCTCGCCGAGACATGCCCGTCGAAGGATGTGACAGCCCCTTCCACGGCGGGCGGGAAGATCCCGGACTTCGCGGGAAAGTCGGTGAAGGCCGCGCGGGCCGCACTCGGCTCGGGAACGTCGTTCACGGTCAAGGACGCTTCCGGCGCGAAGCGTTGGATCCTGATCGAGAGCAACTGGAAGGTGTGCACCCAGTCCCCGGCCGCCGGTGCCGCACTCCGCGGCCAACCGGTGGAACTCACGGCGGTCAAGTTCGACGAGCCCTGCTAG
- a CDS encoding histidine phosphatase family protein yields the protein MAVEIIYETHATTTDNQAGIATGWLPGRLSELGRRQAGELGERRRGDALAAVFTSDLHRAVETARIAFPGGKPAIHQDIRLRECNYGDLNGTSAVLIAAQRARRIDEPFPGGQSYRQVLAATDAFLHDLATDWDGCRILLIAHSANRWALDCLLAGASLDDLLEAPPAWRPGWRYTLPADWPAPTR from the coding sequence ATGGCAGTAGAGATCATCTACGAGACTCACGCCACCACCACCGACAACCAGGCGGGCATCGCTACCGGCTGGCTCCCGGGCCGGCTCTCGGAACTGGGCCGCCGCCAGGCCGGGGAACTGGGCGAGCGCCGACGCGGCGACGCGCTCGCGGCGGTGTTCACCTCCGACCTTCACCGCGCCGTGGAAACCGCCCGGATCGCGTTCCCCGGCGGCAAGCCCGCGATCCATCAGGACATCCGACTACGCGAGTGCAACTACGGCGACCTCAACGGAACATCCGCCGTCCTCATCGCCGCCCAACGGGCCCGCCGGATCGACGAGCCCTTCCCAGGCGGACAGAGCTACCGCCAGGTCCTGGCGGCCACCGACGCATTCCTCCATGACCTGGCCACTGACTGGGACGGCTGCCGGATCCTGCTGATCGCCCACTCGGCCAACCGATGGGCTCTGGACTGTCTGCTCGCCGGAGCATCACTGGACGACCTGCTCGAAGCCCCACCTGCGTGGCGCCCGGGCTGGCGCTATACGCTTCCCGCCGACTGGCCTGCCCCAACCCGGTGA
- a CDS encoding transglutaminase domain-containing protein: MTSSLLTPRGRTRRRSSGGRAVAGSTDPTRILDWRHPRVTALLGRVAAPEDPAGTSDPAHRTAALRQAHRRIVAEVRPVYSVRDERPVSEVLRLGRGSCSQRLAVLEAVARASGVATRVRGLLVDGAFWYPRFPRLHRIVPDQVLLAWPEFRLEDLSPADRPTPPWLTVSELFGGLDELSEGHGGGFTNTGAETLFEALSRTAIDWDGATVCPADSVACDLSAHVLADLGHFGSRDELFARHGQTLCAMARLLAEPVLGRRSAGV, translated from the coding sequence ATGACGAGTTCGCTTCTCACGCCCCGAGGCCGTACCCGCCGGCGCTCCAGCGGCGGGAGGGCGGTGGCGGGGAGCACGGACCCGACGAGGATCCTCGACTGGCGGCATCCGCGAGTCACCGCGCTGCTCGGGCGCGTCGCCGCGCCGGAGGACCCGGCGGGCACCTCGGATCCCGCCCACCGGACGGCGGCCCTGCGCCAGGCCCACCGGCGGATCGTCGCGGAGGTGCGGCCGGTGTACTCGGTGCGGGACGAACGGCCCGTCTCGGAGGTGCTTCGCCTCGGGCGCGGGTCGTGCAGCCAGCGGCTGGCCGTACTGGAGGCCGTCGCACGGGCGTCCGGGGTGGCCACGCGGGTGCGCGGGCTGCTGGTGGACGGGGCCTTCTGGTATCCGCGCTTTCCCCGGCTGCACCGGATCGTCCCGGACCAGGTTCTGCTCGCGTGGCCGGAATTCCGCCTTGAAGACCTGTCGCCGGCCGACCGGCCCACCCCGCCCTGGCTGACGGTCTCGGAACTCTTCGGCGGCCTGGATGAGTTGAGCGAAGGGCACGGCGGCGGCTTCACCAACACCGGCGCGGAGACGCTCTTCGAGGCGTTGTCCAGGACGGCGATCGACTGGGACGGCGCGACGGTCTGCCCCGCCGACAGTGTCGCCTGCGACCTCTCGGCCCATGTCCTGGCGGATCTCGGCCACTTCGGCTCGCGTGACGAACTCTTCGCCCGGCACGGCCAGACCCTCTGCGCGATGGCGCGACTGCTGGCGGAGCCCGTCCTGGGCCGGCGCTCGGCGGGTGTCTAG